A window from Argopecten irradians isolate NY chromosome 3, Ai_NY, whole genome shotgun sequence encodes these proteins:
- the LOC138317956 gene encoding micronuclear linker histone polyprotein-like isoform X1 → MKKRSVSGNDPSSRPSLRRQTRANANNTTPTRNEGDNEKIQRKRHRTRLANIPESTDESSKSRQDHSKRDTRLETPKSNKSAYLQDTTPFKDDLLLASQSYDAQCDVRWDCTSPDALRYIRKNRRRHHSSDVADIVQLLIPKEPQEEDLGSSTPPLLGLWMNSSNQPTHDSKDGQSAHRALPLQSSKLVRFRKKEKSRSNASRDTKMPTALLEKLKLAVEKCDGQSTDSTEETVGIENDTKKNASPEGFDQSKDLFASGESSRSMLNKVNTSPALNWSDDEIFENEDLLKATQDPDLESKDRRGNKRKSHEVEESKSKISKVCQDDNQEIQSNLPEYGKQSNLPEYGKQTKGLISYKMLQGKGRTPSPFRKVKSFNDIDQVQVKHSSDLRQSKGRKCLSLKNNDNTVKTVSSVSTSRGKGTLSSGITSDKSAGNVPTPNQISVDGTSKVLRNTVSSRASHPQFGLTDASSVNQSKVSANIAPDQSVSNSLKCQVNISSRTYVIPKVQNTSSCVVGSGVKNSNSTFCKSDSSVSKASTLPNASTTTTSRRRSSGMFDTSLSDDLLCQLAEPDEILDSHASQKTNNIVKSQSVGTLSLVGKPIQGTSTSTCVSVSCDKTKSSVVLPTRSKQSLTTGSTNTQTNSIVNQTGTGSCNIPGNSANSVMGQSQVSSSQRNKFKFKSKSPACGTDVQKPMSIVPSKMHGKLSSSVSAPNIGKLTAAPLTKTSGPLVDNSEDLFSSDDDELSEDQILALLETVEKEASQMPVAPQSQHCPKTLPNKCSMNEIEQKKHAAKAKLLKKKAEAVSPETLSLNTCTSPIKSSPTKYTQMEIEKKKQAALQKRRVKSKTTFPENLSVINKSKQDFVVRTQQNASVNNPITMKSNLTVSPVKFQQDSIERKRLAALEKLKSREDNLNMCVTSSSDRNSVSPGKCSQEDIERKKLAALERRKHASGEVTKARLNSDSSPGFSSSAESSPFKCTPEEIEKKKFAALAKLKIKKNLSSQLSSK, encoded by the exons ATGAAGAAGAGATCTGTCAGCGGCAATGACCCGTCGTCACGACCGTCGCTTCGCCGTCAAACAAGGGCAAATGCCAATAATACAACACCAACACGCAACGAGGGCGATAATGAGAAAATCCAACGCAAACGTCACAGGACTCGACTAGCCAATATTCCTGAATCAACCGACGAATCCTCTAAAAGTA GACAGGATCATTCCAAAAGGGATACAAGACTTGAAACACCGAAGTCCAATAAAAGTGCTTACTTGCAGGACACCACTCCATTTAAGGATGATTTGCTGTTGGCATCTCAAAGTTACGATGCACAATGTGACGTGAGATGGGACTGTACATCACCTGACGCTCTCCGTTACATACGAAAAA ACAGAAGACGTCACCATTCCAGTGATGTGGCAGACATTGTTCAGCTACTCATACCAAAagag CCACAAGAAGAAGATTTGGGTTCCTCTACCCCACCTTTACTTGGACTGTGGATGAATTCATCGAACCAGCCCACACATGACAGTAAGGATGGACAATCTGCTCATCGCGCACTCCCGTTACAGTCCAGTAAGCTTGTTCG GTTCAGGAAGAAGGAGAAGTCCAGATCAAATGCAAGTCGAGACACAAAGATGCCAACAGCATTGTTAGAAAAATTGAAGCTGGCTGTAGAAAAAT GTGATGGACAATCCACAGATTCAACAGAAGAAACAGTTGGAATAGAAAA TGATACAAAAAAGAATGCTAGCCCTGAAGGCTTTGATCAATCAAAAGATTTGTTTGCTAGCGGTGAATCGTCCAGATCGATGTTAAACAAAGTGAACACTTCACCGGCTCTGAATTGGAGTGatgatgaaatatttgaaaatgaagATCTTCTGAAAGCGACACAGGATCCAGATTTGGAGTCAAAAGACAGAAGAGGCAATAAACGAAAGTCACATGAGGTGGAAGAATCAAAATCCAAAATCAGCAAAGTTTGTCAAGATGACAATCAAGAAATACAGAGTAACTTGCCTGAATATGGAAAACAGAGTAACTTGCCTGAATATGGAAAACAAACAAAGGGTttgatttcatataaaatgttACAAGGGAAAGGGAGAACCCCGTCTCCTTTTAGGAAAGTAAAGAGTTTTAATGACATTGATCAGGTGCAAGTTAAACATTCAAGTGATCTCAGACAAAGTAAAGGTCGGAAATGTTTATCGCTCAAGAACAATGATAATACTGTTAAAACTGTTTCATCTGTTTCAACCTCAAGGGGTAAGGGAACTCTCAGTTCAGGGATTACTTCAGACAAATCTGCCGGAAATGTCCCGACACCAAACCAGATATCAGTAGATGGAACTTCAAAAGTGCTTAGAAATACTGTTTCATCCAGAGCTTCTCACCCTCAGTTTGGATTAACTGATGCAAGCTCTGTTAATCAAAGTAAAGTCAGTGCTAatattgcccctgatcaatCAGTAAGTAACAGCCTGAAATGTCAGGTCAACATTTCCAGTAGAACGTATGTCATTCCAAAGGTTCAAAATACAAGTTCTTGTGTTGTGGGCTCTGGGGTCAAGAATTCAAACTCTACATTTTGTAAAAGTGATTCCAGTGTCAGTAAAGCTTCAACACTGCCAAATGCTTCTACAACTACAACCTCGAGACGTCGCTCTAGTGGAATGTTTGACACAAGCTTGTCTGACGATCTGCTGTGTCAGCTAGCAGAACCGGATGAGATTTTGGACAGTCATGCTAGTcagaaaacaaacaatattgttAAGTCTCAAAGTGTAGGTACTTTATCTCTTGTAGGGAAACCAATTCAAGGAACCTCTACTTCAACCTGTGTTAGTGTGTCTTGTGATAAAACAAAGTCTAGTGTTGTGTTACCTACCAGGTCAAAACAATCTTTGACAACAGGATcaacaaatacacaaacaaattCTATTGTGAATCAAACTGGGACTGGAAGTTGTAATATCCCTGGAAACAGTGCTAATTCTGTTATGGGTCAGAGTCAAGTTTCATCTTCACAGAGAAATAAATTCAAGTTTAAATCCAAGTCTCCAGCTTGTGGGACAGATGTGCAAAAACCAATGTCAATTGTTCCATCAAAAATGCATGGAAAGCTGTCGTCATCTGTTAGTGCTCCAAATATTGGTAAACTCACAGCTGCTCCTTTGACTAAGACTTCAG GTCCACTGGTTGATAACAGTGAGGACCTGTTTAGCTCTGATGATGACGAGTTGTCTGAGGATCAGATCCTAGCCCTACTGGAGACAGTGGAAA AGGAGGCTTCTCAAATGCCTGTAGCACCACAAAGTCAGCATTGCCCAAAGACCTTACCTAACAAGTGCTCAATGAATGAAATTGAACAGAAAAAGCATGCAGCCAAGGCAAAACTCCTGAAGAAGAAAGCTGAAGCTGTTTCTCCTGAAACTTTATCACTGAACACATGCACAAGCCCAATAAAATCAAGTCCAACAAAGTATACCCAGATggaaattgaaaagaaaaaacaagCTGCCTTACAGAAAAGACGAGTTAAAAGTAAAACAACTTTTCCTGAAAACTTGAGTGTGATCAATAAATCTAAGCAGGATTTTGTAGTTAGAACACAGCAAAATGCCAGTGTTAATAATCCCATTACAATGAAAAGTAACTTAACTGTAAGCCCAGTAAAGTTTCAGCAAGATAGCATTGAAAGAAAGAGGTTAGCTGCACTTGAAAAGCTAAAATCAAGGGAAGACAATTTGAATATGTGTGTTACCAGTTCTAGTGATAGAAATAGTGTCAGTCCAGGGAAATGTTCACAGGAGGACATTGAACGGAAGAAGCTGGCAGCATTAGAAAGGAGGAAACATGCTTCAGGGGAGGTAACCAAGGCTCGTCTCAATTCAGATTCTAGTCCCGGATTCTCAAGCAGTGCAGAGAGTAGTCCTTTTAAATGTACACCAGAAGAAATTGAGAAAAAGAAATTTGCAGCATTAGcgaaattgaaaataaagaagaaCTTAAGTAGTCAGTTATCCAGTAAATGA
- the LOC138317956 gene encoding micronuclear linker histone polyprotein-like isoform X2, producing the protein MKKRSVSGNDPSSRPSLRRQTRANANNTTPTRNEGDNEKIQRKRHRTRLANIPESTDESSKRQDHSKRDTRLETPKSNKSAYLQDTTPFKDDLLLASQSYDAQCDVRWDCTSPDALRYIRKNRRRHHSSDVADIVQLLIPKEPQEEDLGSSTPPLLGLWMNSSNQPTHDSKDGQSAHRALPLQSSKLVRFRKKEKSRSNASRDTKMPTALLEKLKLAVEKCDGQSTDSTEETVGIENDTKKNASPEGFDQSKDLFASGESSRSMLNKVNTSPALNWSDDEIFENEDLLKATQDPDLESKDRRGNKRKSHEVEESKSKISKVCQDDNQEIQSNLPEYGKQSNLPEYGKQTKGLISYKMLQGKGRTPSPFRKVKSFNDIDQVQVKHSSDLRQSKGRKCLSLKNNDNTVKTVSSVSTSRGKGTLSSGITSDKSAGNVPTPNQISVDGTSKVLRNTVSSRASHPQFGLTDASSVNQSKVSANIAPDQSVSNSLKCQVNISSRTYVIPKVQNTSSCVVGSGVKNSNSTFCKSDSSVSKASTLPNASTTTTSRRRSSGMFDTSLSDDLLCQLAEPDEILDSHASQKTNNIVKSQSVGTLSLVGKPIQGTSTSTCVSVSCDKTKSSVVLPTRSKQSLTTGSTNTQTNSIVNQTGTGSCNIPGNSANSVMGQSQVSSSQRNKFKFKSKSPACGTDVQKPMSIVPSKMHGKLSSSVSAPNIGKLTAAPLTKTSGPLVDNSEDLFSSDDDELSEDQILALLETVEKEASQMPVAPQSQHCPKTLPNKCSMNEIEQKKHAAKAKLLKKKAEAVSPETLSLNTCTSPIKSSPTKYTQMEIEKKKQAALQKRRVKSKTTFPENLSVINKSKQDFVVRTQQNASVNNPITMKSNLTVSPVKFQQDSIERKRLAALEKLKSREDNLNMCVTSSSDRNSVSPGKCSQEDIERKKLAALERRKHASGEVTKARLNSDSSPGFSSSAESSPFKCTPEEIEKKKFAALAKLKIKKNLSSQLSSK; encoded by the exons ATGAAGAAGAGATCTGTCAGCGGCAATGACCCGTCGTCACGACCGTCGCTTCGCCGTCAAACAAGGGCAAATGCCAATAATACAACACCAACACGCAACGAGGGCGATAATGAGAAAATCCAACGCAAACGTCACAGGACTCGACTAGCCAATATTCCTGAATCAACCGACGAATCCTCTAAAA GACAGGATCATTCCAAAAGGGATACAAGACTTGAAACACCGAAGTCCAATAAAAGTGCTTACTTGCAGGACACCACTCCATTTAAGGATGATTTGCTGTTGGCATCTCAAAGTTACGATGCACAATGTGACGTGAGATGGGACTGTACATCACCTGACGCTCTCCGTTACATACGAAAAA ACAGAAGACGTCACCATTCCAGTGATGTGGCAGACATTGTTCAGCTACTCATACCAAAagag CCACAAGAAGAAGATTTGGGTTCCTCTACCCCACCTTTACTTGGACTGTGGATGAATTCATCGAACCAGCCCACACATGACAGTAAGGATGGACAATCTGCTCATCGCGCACTCCCGTTACAGTCCAGTAAGCTTGTTCG GTTCAGGAAGAAGGAGAAGTCCAGATCAAATGCAAGTCGAGACACAAAGATGCCAACAGCATTGTTAGAAAAATTGAAGCTGGCTGTAGAAAAAT GTGATGGACAATCCACAGATTCAACAGAAGAAACAGTTGGAATAGAAAA TGATACAAAAAAGAATGCTAGCCCTGAAGGCTTTGATCAATCAAAAGATTTGTTTGCTAGCGGTGAATCGTCCAGATCGATGTTAAACAAAGTGAACACTTCACCGGCTCTGAATTGGAGTGatgatgaaatatttgaaaatgaagATCTTCTGAAAGCGACACAGGATCCAGATTTGGAGTCAAAAGACAGAAGAGGCAATAAACGAAAGTCACATGAGGTGGAAGAATCAAAATCCAAAATCAGCAAAGTTTGTCAAGATGACAATCAAGAAATACAGAGTAACTTGCCTGAATATGGAAAACAGAGTAACTTGCCTGAATATGGAAAACAAACAAAGGGTttgatttcatataaaatgttACAAGGGAAAGGGAGAACCCCGTCTCCTTTTAGGAAAGTAAAGAGTTTTAATGACATTGATCAGGTGCAAGTTAAACATTCAAGTGATCTCAGACAAAGTAAAGGTCGGAAATGTTTATCGCTCAAGAACAATGATAATACTGTTAAAACTGTTTCATCTGTTTCAACCTCAAGGGGTAAGGGAACTCTCAGTTCAGGGATTACTTCAGACAAATCTGCCGGAAATGTCCCGACACCAAACCAGATATCAGTAGATGGAACTTCAAAAGTGCTTAGAAATACTGTTTCATCCAGAGCTTCTCACCCTCAGTTTGGATTAACTGATGCAAGCTCTGTTAATCAAAGTAAAGTCAGTGCTAatattgcccctgatcaatCAGTAAGTAACAGCCTGAAATGTCAGGTCAACATTTCCAGTAGAACGTATGTCATTCCAAAGGTTCAAAATACAAGTTCTTGTGTTGTGGGCTCTGGGGTCAAGAATTCAAACTCTACATTTTGTAAAAGTGATTCCAGTGTCAGTAAAGCTTCAACACTGCCAAATGCTTCTACAACTACAACCTCGAGACGTCGCTCTAGTGGAATGTTTGACACAAGCTTGTCTGACGATCTGCTGTGTCAGCTAGCAGAACCGGATGAGATTTTGGACAGTCATGCTAGTcagaaaacaaacaatattgttAAGTCTCAAAGTGTAGGTACTTTATCTCTTGTAGGGAAACCAATTCAAGGAACCTCTACTTCAACCTGTGTTAGTGTGTCTTGTGATAAAACAAAGTCTAGTGTTGTGTTACCTACCAGGTCAAAACAATCTTTGACAACAGGATcaacaaatacacaaacaaattCTATTGTGAATCAAACTGGGACTGGAAGTTGTAATATCCCTGGAAACAGTGCTAATTCTGTTATGGGTCAGAGTCAAGTTTCATCTTCACAGAGAAATAAATTCAAGTTTAAATCCAAGTCTCCAGCTTGTGGGACAGATGTGCAAAAACCAATGTCAATTGTTCCATCAAAAATGCATGGAAAGCTGTCGTCATCTGTTAGTGCTCCAAATATTGGTAAACTCACAGCTGCTCCTTTGACTAAGACTTCAG GTCCACTGGTTGATAACAGTGAGGACCTGTTTAGCTCTGATGATGACGAGTTGTCTGAGGATCAGATCCTAGCCCTACTGGAGACAGTGGAAA AGGAGGCTTCTCAAATGCCTGTAGCACCACAAAGTCAGCATTGCCCAAAGACCTTACCTAACAAGTGCTCAATGAATGAAATTGAACAGAAAAAGCATGCAGCCAAGGCAAAACTCCTGAAGAAGAAAGCTGAAGCTGTTTCTCCTGAAACTTTATCACTGAACACATGCACAAGCCCAATAAAATCAAGTCCAACAAAGTATACCCAGATggaaattgaaaagaaaaaacaagCTGCCTTACAGAAAAGACGAGTTAAAAGTAAAACAACTTTTCCTGAAAACTTGAGTGTGATCAATAAATCTAAGCAGGATTTTGTAGTTAGAACACAGCAAAATGCCAGTGTTAATAATCCCATTACAATGAAAAGTAACTTAACTGTAAGCCCAGTAAAGTTTCAGCAAGATAGCATTGAAAGAAAGAGGTTAGCTGCACTTGAAAAGCTAAAATCAAGGGAAGACAATTTGAATATGTGTGTTACCAGTTCTAGTGATAGAAATAGTGTCAGTCCAGGGAAATGTTCACAGGAGGACATTGAACGGAAGAAGCTGGCAGCATTAGAAAGGAGGAAACATGCTTCAGGGGAGGTAACCAAGGCTCGTCTCAATTCAGATTCTAGTCCCGGATTCTCAAGCAGTGCAGAGAGTAGTCCTTTTAAATGTACACCAGAAGAAATTGAGAAAAAGAAATTTGCAGCATTAGcgaaattgaaaataaagaagaaCTTAAGTAGTCAGTTATCCAGTAAATGA
- the LOC138317955 gene encoding uncharacterized protein, with protein sequence MKTHPPKYYLNTLSNNDLESFTGMDIDNTFQEIYENEMRKKRDQLMRRLDFQSTSQNYVVSVPRTPLCQTFKMPASPKGSSPVYKNRSPAKQFEPVICTVNSSSYGITEGQGFRKYTRSLLHTPRIRNVKLINMSYSQPSTPKINISERNQMPYQTPSLINRNVNWPSVQNFDIPLTPLLNDPLNVFEVKPGSQDTFPLDILQMIDDDTKPVESVDKELHRYTDVTLSDFNVADYLLDIAEDYSSTNKFTTTVQVSEIQHKSPDKLNTKRKCRRAKPVSYEESLVYKKQKKEKDRERRQKRKESFNKQSVGQRRSQRRTRSNVKYF encoded by the exons ATGAAGACGCATCCTCCTAAATATTACTTAAACACTCTTTCAAACAATGACTTGGAATCGTTTACTGGGATGGATATTGATAATACTTTtcag GAAAtctatgaaaatgaaatgagaAAGAAACGTGACCAGTTAATGAGACGATTGGATTTCCAGTCTACGTCACAGAATTATGTTGTATCTGTGCCAAGAACACCACTTTGCCAGACTTTTAAAATGCCAGCTTCACCCAAAGGTTCATCACCGGTTTACAAGAACCGATCCCCTGCTAAGCAATTTGAGCCAGTTATATGCACTGTGAATTCTTCCAGTTATGGAATAACAGAAGGTCAAGGGTTCCGCAAATATACCCGTTCATTACTACACACACCAAGAATAAGGAATGTCAAACTGATTAACATGAGCTACAGCCAACCTTCAACTCCGAAAATAAATATCAGTGAAAGAAACCAAATGCCTTACCAGACACCAAGCCTGATTAACAGGAATGTTAATTG gcCATCTGTACAAAATTTTGATATACCTCTGACTCCTCTGTTAAATGATCCATTAAATGTATTTGAGGTGAAACCTGGAAGTCAAGATACTTTTCCACTTGATATTCTTCAAATGATTG ATGATGACACCAAGCCTGTAGAATCAGTTGACAAGGAGTTACACAGATACACAGATGTGACACTGAGCGACTTTAACGTGGCTGATTACCTTTTGGATATTGCAGAAGATTATTCCTCTACCAACAAATTCACCACCACCGTACAAGTATCTGAGATACAGCAT AAAAGTCCAGATAAACTGAATACTAAAAGAAAATGCAGAAGAGCTAAACCTGTAAGTTATGAAGAGTCTTTAGTTTACAAGAAACAAAAGAAGGAGAAAGATAGAGAAAGACGACAAAAAAGGAAGGAATCTTTTAATAAGCAGTCTGTCGGTCAAAGGCGG AGCCAGCGGAGAACCAGAAGTAATGTCAAGTACTTCtaa